A single Streptomyces sannanensis DNA region contains:
- a CDS encoding DNA cytosine methyltransferase, translating into MLTVTDFFCGAGGSSQGMHCVPGVEVKIAANHWDLAISSHAENFPAVQHDCADISQIDFRRYPRTDLLWASPECTNHSIARGIRTDADRQPDLFGEILPDAAAVRSRATMWDVPRYLEAMILRGKPVLGGVTENVVDVRNWILFDAWAQAIRALGYEMRIVYLNSMHLRPRFGTAKAPQSRDRAYIVYWLASIGREPNWEKWLSPEAHCPDHGVIAAQQAFKGAEWGRYRAQYLYVCPVTGCGKTVEPAVLPAAAAIDWNVLGTRVGDRSRPLAEKTLQRIQAGLDRYAGRPMAVPMEGREGKKPWALDEAPMRTITTRNETGIAYAPEFLPFIAEMRGGGSEKKARGVDEPLATFTASGTHHALVTPPMLVPVGGTWNDTAQPVSEPMRTRTTRETDALLVPYYGKGQAKPVTDPMGTVTTVDRHALVTTEPTPAIDINDCLLRMLNPDEIGRGMAFADDYTVLGNRREQVRQYGNAVTPPAAEVLVSALAEAIYGEDLLNLTA; encoded by the coding sequence ATGCTCACCGTCACCGACTTCTTCTGCGGCGCCGGCGGCTCCTCTCAGGGCATGCACTGCGTGCCCGGTGTCGAAGTGAAGATCGCTGCGAACCACTGGGACCTCGCGATCTCCTCCCACGCGGAGAACTTCCCGGCCGTGCAGCACGACTGCGCCGACATCAGCCAGATCGACTTCCGCCGCTACCCGCGCACCGACCTGCTGTGGGCGTCGCCCGAGTGCACCAACCACTCCATAGCCCGCGGCATACGCACCGACGCCGACCGCCAGCCCGACCTGTTCGGCGAGATCCTGCCCGACGCCGCCGCCGTACGCTCCCGCGCCACCATGTGGGACGTCCCCCGCTACCTCGAAGCGATGATCCTGCGCGGCAAGCCGGTCCTCGGCGGCGTCACCGAGAACGTCGTCGACGTCCGCAACTGGATCCTGTTCGACGCATGGGCACAGGCGATACGGGCCCTCGGCTACGAAATGCGCATCGTCTACCTCAACTCCATGCACCTGCGCCCGCGTTTCGGCACCGCCAAGGCCCCGCAATCCCGCGACCGCGCGTACATCGTCTACTGGCTGGCCAGCATCGGCCGCGAACCGAACTGGGAGAAGTGGCTCAGCCCCGAGGCGCACTGCCCGGACCACGGGGTCATCGCAGCCCAGCAGGCATTCAAGGGCGCCGAGTGGGGCCGCTACCGCGCCCAGTACCTCTACGTGTGCCCCGTCACCGGCTGCGGCAAGACCGTCGAACCGGCCGTACTTCCGGCAGCCGCCGCCATCGACTGGAACGTCCTCGGCACCCGCGTCGGCGACCGCTCCCGTCCGCTCGCGGAGAAGACCCTCCAGCGCATTCAGGCAGGGCTGGACCGCTACGCCGGCCGCCCCATGGCCGTGCCCATGGAAGGCCGCGAAGGCAAGAAGCCGTGGGCGCTGGACGAAGCACCGATGCGCACCATCACCACACGCAACGAGACCGGCATCGCCTACGCCCCCGAGTTCCTGCCGTTTATCGCCGAGATGAGAGGCGGCGGCTCCGAGAAGAAGGCGCGCGGGGTCGACGAGCCGCTTGCCACCTTCACCGCCTCCGGCACCCACCACGCCCTCGTCACCCCGCCCATGCTCGTCCCGGTCGGTGGCACCTGGAACGACACGGCACAGCCGGTCAGCGAACCGATGCGGACCCGCACCACCCGCGAGACCGACGCCCTCCTCGTCCCCTACTACGGCAAGGGCCAGGCCAAGCCCGTCACCGACCCCATGGGCACCGTCACCACCGTCGACCGACACGCCCTGGTCACCACCGAGCCCACGCCCGCCATCGACATCAACGACTGCTTGCTGCGGATGCTCAACCCCGACGAGATCGGCCGCGGCATGGCCTTCGCCGACGACTACACCGTCCTCGGCAACCGGCGCGAACAAGTCCGCCAGTACGGCAATGCCGTCACCCCGCCCGCTGCCGAAGTCCTCGTCTCCGCCCTCGCCGAGGCCATTTACGGCGAAGACCTGCTGAACCTGACCGCCTGA
- a CDS encoding helix-turn-helix domain-containing protein, which yields MSIRLMIAAAYLPPEVVNPTEKLALMKLADSADEDTRLSTPTQRRLVAWVGVGEKRVSTVLTHLVAKGLIERVNAARDGRAATYRIFPDGVPITPEREQLDERLQELRRRPTNPKLARKPDKPRRKPAAPARTYVDIQKRQLEEAARNPDHGAGESQAPASEAATSADERGFREGNPEESDSTEEARVSPGEPSGFPGGNPQGFAGETPSFPSFRSSPPSSSPPTPTADAAGEPAPAETNQQAPASGCPKHRTRPGANCRSCGTTPRAARERQRRANEAAARETNGQWWENWHEESEMRKLRAEVRADELDVAKWAAREALRRGREQSPEEGCRRSQGE from the coding sequence GTGTCCATCCGCCTGATGATCGCCGCCGCCTACCTGCCGCCCGAGGTCGTCAACCCCACCGAGAAGTTGGCGCTGATGAAGCTCGCCGACTCCGCCGACGAAGACACGCGGCTGTCCACACCGACCCAACGTCGCCTCGTCGCATGGGTCGGCGTCGGCGAGAAACGCGTCTCCACGGTCCTGACGCACCTGGTCGCCAAGGGGCTCATCGAGCGCGTCAACGCGGCGCGCGACGGCCGCGCTGCCACCTACCGGATCTTCCCGGACGGGGTGCCCATCACTCCGGAGCGCGAGCAGCTCGACGAGCGGCTGCAGGAGCTCCGGCGAAGGCCCACGAATCCGAAGCTGGCCCGCAAGCCGGACAAGCCTCGGCGCAAGCCTGCCGCGCCGGCCCGTACGTACGTGGACATACAGAAGCGGCAGCTTGAGGAAGCCGCGCGGAACCCGGACCACGGGGCTGGGGAGAGCCAGGCTCCGGCGAGTGAGGCCGCGACCAGCGCGGATGAGCGAGGGTTTCGCGAGGGGAACCCTGAAGAGAGCGACTCAACCGAGGAGGCGAGGGTTTCGCCGGGGGAACCTTCAGGGTTTCCCGGGGGCAACCCCCAGGGTTTCGCCGGGGAAACCCCTTCCTTTCCTTCGTTCCGTTCCTCTCCTCCTTCCTCAAGCCCCCCTACCCCCACGGCTGACGCCGCGGGGGAGCCCGCTCCCGCAGAGACCAACCAGCAGGCGCCGGCCAGCGGTTGCCCGAAGCACCGCACCCGTCCCGGGGCGAACTGTCGGTCCTGCGGCACGACGCCGCGGGCAGCCAGGGAGCGGCAGCGGCGTGCCAACGAGGCGGCAGCACGCGAGACGAACGGCCAGTGGTGGGAGAACTGGCACGAGGAGTCGGAGATGCGCAAGCTGCGGGCCGAGGTGAGGGCGGACGAGCTTGATGTGGCCAAGTGGGCGGCGCGGGAGGCGCTGCGCCGGGGCCGGGAGCAGAGCCCTGAGGAAGGCTGCAGGCGCAGCCAGGGCGAGTGA
- a CDS encoding AAA family ATPase: MSKQTPARPAGPKLKTRKPTGIVPWPLVLIEGEEGSGKTYGAALFSASERIGQMYWIDLDEGSADEYAAIPGADYLIIDHDGTYRDILEQIEAVHAEARRAAAAKEPPVVLTIDSASALWRMLTNWTHERARRSKRGAELLQRDPDAEIDVPMNLWNDANERWQRVMYLLRTFSGIVVLLARGKEITAIGDDGKPVKDHRGRVLRDWRVSAQKDLGYDATVWVRLKRDEHPQVIKARSLKLQVRPGQPLTVPDFTIEGLVFDGLGCSVESQPRVMPALAGDRVQPWLDRVAEAKDKGALTALWHATRPEDSGLTREEAATVQAAITQRVTDIEHPRKGPDDALADDPAAKLRAAAAAKAEKDAA, encoded by the coding sequence TTGAGCAAGCAGACCCCGGCCCGCCCGGCCGGCCCCAAGCTCAAGACCCGCAAGCCCACGGGCATCGTGCCCTGGCCGCTCGTCCTGATCGAAGGCGAGGAGGGAAGCGGCAAGACCTACGGTGCGGCGCTGTTCAGCGCGTCCGAGCGGATCGGCCAGATGTACTGGATCGACCTCGACGAAGGCAGCGCCGACGAGTACGCCGCCATCCCCGGCGCCGACTACCTGATCATCGACCACGACGGCACCTACCGCGACATCCTCGAGCAGATCGAAGCCGTCCACGCCGAGGCCCGCCGAGCTGCCGCCGCCAAGGAGCCCCCGGTCGTCCTCACCATCGACTCCGCCTCCGCGCTGTGGCGGATGCTGACGAACTGGACGCACGAGCGCGCCCGCCGTTCGAAGCGCGGAGCCGAGTTGTTGCAGCGTGACCCGGACGCCGAGATCGACGTCCCCATGAACTTGTGGAACGACGCCAACGAACGCTGGCAGCGCGTCATGTACCTGCTGCGCACCTTCTCCGGCATCGTCGTCCTCCTCGCCCGCGGCAAGGAGATCACCGCCATCGGCGACGACGGCAAGCCGGTGAAGGACCACCGCGGGCGCGTGCTGCGTGACTGGCGCGTCAGCGCACAGAAGGACCTCGGCTACGACGCAACGGTGTGGGTCCGCCTCAAGCGCGACGAGCACCCCCAGGTCATCAAGGCCCGCTCGCTCAAGCTGCAGGTGCGCCCCGGACAGCCGCTCACCGTCCCCGACTTCACCATCGAGGGCCTGGTCTTCGACGGGCTCGGCTGCTCGGTCGAATCGCAGCCCCGCGTCATGCCCGCACTCGCAGGCGACCGCGTACAGCCGTGGCTGGACCGCGTGGCCGAGGCCAAGGACAAGGGCGCCCTGACCGCGCTGTGGCATGCCACCCGGCCGGAGGACTCGGGCCTGACGCGCGAAGAGGCCGCCACCGTGCAGGCCGCCATCACCCAGCGCGTCACCGACATCGAGCACCCGCGCAAGGGCCCCGACGACGCACTCGCCGACGACCCGGCCGCCAAGCTGCGCGCCGCCGCCGCGGCCAAGGCCGAGAAGGACGCGGCATGA
- a CDS encoding thermonuclease family protein: protein MAAAVELIPARVLEVVDGDTLDVELRLGFGLLLHQRVRLLGLNCPERGTEAGGTAEAFTRDWVERAEGAVSVETDERREKYGRLLARVYSGSMTCLNDDLLTQGHAAPYDGAGPREGARK, encoded by the coding sequence GTGGCGGCGGCTGTGGAGCTGATCCCGGCCCGTGTCCTCGAGGTAGTGGACGGCGACACCTTGGACGTGGAGCTCCGTCTGGGCTTCGGCTTGCTGCTGCACCAGCGGGTGCGGCTCCTCGGCCTGAACTGCCCGGAGCGCGGCACCGAGGCCGGAGGGACAGCGGAGGCCTTCACTCGCGACTGGGTGGAGCGCGCCGAGGGCGCGGTGTCCGTGGAGACCGACGAGCGGCGCGAGAAGTACGGGCGCCTCCTGGCGCGGGTCTACAGCGGCTCCATGACCTGCCTGAACGACGACCTGCTTACCCAGGGCCATGCGGCCCCCTACGACGGCGCGGGGCCACGAGAAGGAGCAAGGAAGTGA
- a CDS encoding peptidoglycan-binding protein has protein sequence MATPLTATRALSALRAAGMDVVEVNSWETHNRNHMGPWGPVYGVIIHHTGPYSSQAQMVGMCYNGRSDLPGPLCHSVIDKQGTCHLVGWGRANHAGRGDAGVLAAVKAETILPADRSATADGNPHFYGAELINRGDGVDPWPEEQLDAAARWAAALCREHGWSERSVIGHLEWQPGKIDPRGFSMDDFRARVAKLIKEDETGGAKPPASGTSPAKPSTPKPIPPPYPGAQAFGPGKSNESILLLGKHLVRKGFGRHYRVGPSRTWGEADRLNVADFQRAQGWTGLDADGYPGPETWRRLWS, from the coding sequence ATGGCAACACCTCTGACAGCGACTCGCGCCCTGTCCGCCCTACGGGCCGCAGGCATGGATGTGGTCGAGGTCAACTCGTGGGAAACGCATAACCGGAACCACATGGGTCCGTGGGGCCCCGTGTACGGCGTGATCATCCACCACACCGGCCCGTACTCGTCCCAGGCCCAGATGGTCGGCATGTGCTACAACGGCCGTTCGGATCTTCCGGGCCCGCTGTGCCACAGCGTGATCGACAAGCAAGGTACCTGCCACCTGGTGGGCTGGGGCCGTGCCAACCACGCTGGCCGCGGAGACGCGGGCGTACTCGCGGCGGTGAAGGCCGAGACCATCCTCCCCGCCGACCGGTCCGCAACCGCTGACGGCAACCCGCACTTCTACGGTGCCGAGCTCATCAACCGGGGCGACGGTGTAGACCCGTGGCCGGAGGAGCAACTGGACGCCGCGGCACGCTGGGCGGCCGCGCTGTGCCGCGAGCACGGCTGGAGTGAGCGGTCCGTGATCGGCCACCTGGAGTGGCAGCCCGGCAAGATCGACCCCAGGGGCTTCTCCATGGACGACTTCCGGGCCCGTGTCGCCAAGCTCATCAAGGAGGATGAGACGGGCGGAGCCAAGCCGCCCGCGAGCGGCACCTCGCCGGCGAAGCCCTCGACGCCCAAGCCGATACCGCCGCCCTACCCCGGCGCCCAGGCGTTCGGGCCGGGCAAGTCCAACGAGTCGATCCTGCTGCTCGGCAAGCATCTGGTGAGGAAGGGCTTCGGCAGGCACTACCGGGTGGGCCCGTCCCGAACCTGGGGTGAGGCGGACCGGCTGAACGTAGCCGACTTCCAGCGCGCCCAGGGCTGGACCGGTTTGGACGCGGACGGCTACCCGGGCCCGGAGACGTGGCGGCGGCTGTGGAGCTGA